In Marinomonas posidonica IVIA-Po-181, a single window of DNA contains:
- a CDS encoding fumarylacetoacetate hydrolase family protein: MKYIVPVQQQISLPIEGDDRFFPVGRVFCVGRNYAAHSREMGDDPDRDPPFFFKKDATCVIPVGFSEESSIVYPLATSQFEYEVELVVALAKGGSKLSIEDAEESILGYAVGLDMTRRDLQAQAKKKGRPWEVGKSFDESAPISPIVLKSEELSEKVRKAEIGLKVNSVVKQMSSVDHLTWSIEEVICKLSEVYELRPGDLIMTGTPENVGPVIEGDEMLAWVEGLGDISIRVTG; this comes from the coding sequence GTGAAATATATAGTGCCTGTTCAACAACAAATCAGTTTGCCTATTGAAGGCGATGATCGATTTTTTCCGGTTGGTCGAGTGTTTTGCGTTGGTCGAAATTATGCGGCTCATTCAAGAGAGATGGGCGATGACCCAGATCGTGATCCTCCTTTCTTCTTTAAAAAAGATGCTACTTGTGTAATTCCGGTAGGATTTTCAGAAGAGTCTTCGATCGTTTATCCGTTAGCCACTTCTCAATTTGAATACGAAGTAGAGCTTGTTGTGGCACTTGCTAAGGGAGGGAGTAAATTGTCTATCGAAGACGCAGAGGAGTCTATCTTAGGTTATGCCGTTGGTCTGGATATGACACGACGAGATCTTCAAGCACAAGCCAAAAAAAAAGGGCGCCCTTGGGAAGTCGGTAAGTCATTTGATGAGTCAGCTCCCATAAGTCCAATTGTGTTAAAAAGTGAAGAGTTGAGCGAAAAAGTACGAAAGGCCGAGATCGGATTAAAGGTAAACAGTGTTGTTAAACAGATGAGCTCTGTTGATCATTTAACCTGGTCTATTGAAGAAGTGATTTGCAAGTTATCGGAAGTATATGAATTGCGTCCAGGTGATCTCATTATGACGGGTACGCCCGAAAACGTAGGTCCAGTCATAGAAGGGGATGAAATGTTGGCTTGGGTTGAAGGTTTAGGTGACATTAGCATTCGAGTTACTGGTTAA
- a CDS encoding cold-shock protein, translated as MSDQLVSGVVKWFNDEKGFGFIERDGGADVFVHFRAINGTGRKTLLEGQQVTFEVTQGQKGPQAENVTIV; from the coding sequence ATGTCAGATCAGTTGGTTTCTGGTGTTGTTAAATGGTTTAACGACGAGAAAGGGTTTGGTTTTATTGAACGTGATGGTGGTGCTGATGTGTTTGTTCATTTCAGAGCAATCAATGGCACAGGCCGTAAAACTTTGCTTGAAGGACAACAAGTAACTTTTGAGGTAACTCAAGGTCAAAAAGGCCCTCAAGCAGAAAACGTTACGATTGTATAA
- a CDS encoding porin: protein MKKSIIAIAVSSAALASVSVHAAEGSTVDVYGNIQYAYTDTDDGSEFADNGSTFGFKGETLINDDLTAFFKYELEADADEKNGDVSVGLDQAFVGLKGGFGKVQVGTFDSIYNNAIQDSVDQFENLGFTSNPLTTEGDTIAYFSPSMNGFEVQLSAQVKGDAEEAETVEINETDFTIEDGTAVTAVIKYSTDALTLAVGYDGLDNVDVDINGTYGLSVGYQATSNLNLTAKFESTDDLQDTVGLAARYGYGAGDLYASVQSISPETGDDFNEYGAGVTYSLASNVYVYGEVGSFENASNSDTDTQTAVGVYYGF from the coding sequence ATGAAAAAATCGATTATTGCTATTGCTGTATCTAGTGCAGCCCTTGCGTCTGTATCCGTTCACGCAGCTGAAGGTTCAACCGTTGACGTTTACGGTAACATCCAATATGCGTACACAGATACAGATGATGGTTCTGAGTTTGCTGACAATGGCTCAACTTTTGGTTTCAAAGGCGAAACCTTGATTAATGATGACCTAACAGCTTTCTTCAAATATGAGCTTGAAGCTGATGCAGACGAAAAAAATGGAGATGTCAGTGTTGGTCTTGACCAAGCTTTTGTTGGTCTAAAAGGTGGATTCGGTAAAGTGCAAGTAGGTACGTTTGACAGTATCTATAACAATGCTATTCAAGATTCTGTCGATCAGTTTGAGAACCTAGGCTTCACATCTAATCCTTTGACAACTGAAGGCGATACAATTGCGTACTTTTCACCATCTATGAATGGTTTTGAAGTTCAACTGTCTGCACAAGTTAAGGGTGATGCTGAAGAAGCTGAAACAGTAGAAATTAATGAAACTGACTTCACTATCGAAGACGGTACTGCTGTAACTGCAGTGATAAAATATAGTACAGACGCTTTAACATTAGCCGTTGGTTATGATGGATTAGATAATGTGGATGTGGATATTAACGGCACATATGGCTTGTCTGTTGGCTATCAAGCAACTTCTAATCTTAATTTAACGGCCAAGTTTGAGAGCACTGATGATCTTCAGGATACAGTAGGTCTAGCTGCACGCTACGGTTACGGTGCAGGTGATTTATATGCTTCTGTTCAATCTATCTCTCCAGAAACTGGTGATGATTTTAACGAATACGGTGCTGGTGTGACATACAGCCTTGCTTCGAACGTATATGTGTACGGTGAAGTGGGTAGCTTTGAAAATGCCTCTAACAGCGACACAGACACTCAAACAGCGGTTGGTGTTTATTACGGTTTCTAA
- a CDS encoding DUF2058 domain-containing protein → MAAKSLQEQLLGAGIVDKKKAKKIKAEKLQQKQKVKNGKAVDDEKDKRQAELKQQRDDKLEKDRQLNLQRQKDIENKAIHGQIRQMILQNRIAKEDGDIAYHFTDNKKVKQLYISQSMHNDLSGGRLAIAKLDAQYEIIPEPAAVKISERDDSYILVCNNRIEAVDDDPYADFQIPDDLMW, encoded by the coding sequence ATGGCCGCTAAATCATTACAAGAGCAGCTTTTAGGTGCTGGTATTGTTGATAAAAAGAAAGCCAAAAAAATTAAGGCTGAAAAGTTACAGCAGAAGCAAAAGGTAAAAAATGGCAAAGCTGTTGATGACGAAAAAGATAAGCGTCAGGCTGAATTAAAGCAACAAAGAGACGATAAGCTAGAAAAGGATCGTCAATTAAACTTGCAGCGCCAAAAAGACATTGAAAATAAAGCCATTCATGGGCAAATCAGACAGATGATTTTGCAGAATCGAATTGCTAAAGAAGATGGCGACATTGCTTATCATTTTACGGATAATAAAAAAGTTAAGCAGCTCTATATTAGTCAGAGCATGCACAACGACTTGAGTGGTGGCCGATTAGCAATTGCTAAGCTTGATGCGCAATATGAAATTATTCCTGAGCCTGCAGCAGTAAAAATCAGTGAGCGTGATGACAGTTATATTCTGGTTTGTAATAACAGAATTGAAGCGGTTGATGATGATCCTTACGCTGATTTCCAAATTCCTGATGATTTAATGTGGTAA
- the rluD gene encoding 23S rRNA pseudouridine(1911/1915/1917) synthase RluD: MAERIVKEAQVPFDLGGSRFDQIATDLFSDYSRSRIQAWIKEGVIQVDGQPMKAKEKLFGGETISLNVEIEAQEEHQAQEMDLDIVYEDEDIMIINKPAGLVVHPAVGNRDGTLMNAILHHAPETAHVPRAGIVHRLDKETTGLMVVAKTLVAQTDLVAQLQERSMGREYEAISIGVMTGGGIVDEPIGRHPHNRQKQAVEPVNGKDAVTHYRLVNRYKNHTHIRLKLETGRTHQIRVHMAHIQYPLVGDPQYGGRLKMPKACSPELQEALRDFRRQALHAKKLELAHPTTGEWMEWEIDLPDDMQHLLDALKRDMQESGSEDSEYY; this comes from the coding sequence ATGGCAGAGCGCATAGTAAAAGAAGCCCAAGTTCCGTTTGATTTGGGAGGAAGTCGATTTGATCAGATTGCCACGGATTTATTTAGTGACTATTCTCGTTCTCGTATTCAGGCTTGGATAAAAGAAGGGGTCATCCAAGTTGATGGTCAGCCAATGAAAGCAAAAGAGAAACTTTTCGGCGGCGAAACCATCAGTCTGAATGTTGAAATTGAAGCGCAAGAAGAGCATCAGGCACAAGAAATGGATCTTGATATTGTCTACGAAGACGAAGACATTATGATCATCAATAAGCCAGCAGGTTTGGTGGTTCATCCTGCGGTCGGCAATCGTGATGGCACTTTAATGAACGCCATACTTCATCATGCACCAGAAACAGCGCATGTTCCAAGGGCTGGAATTGTCCACCGTCTTGATAAAGAAACCACAGGTTTAATGGTCGTTGCTAAAACGCTTGTAGCGCAAACCGATTTGGTTGCTCAGCTGCAGGAGCGCAGTATGGGGCGAGAATATGAGGCCATTAGCATTGGTGTGATGACAGGTGGTGGGATTGTTGATGAGCCGATTGGTCGTCATCCTCATAACCGTCAAAAGCAAGCGGTTGAGCCAGTCAATGGCAAAGACGCTGTGACACATTACCGTCTCGTCAATCGTTATAAAAATCACACACATATTCGTTTGAAGCTGGAAACGGGTCGTACGCACCAAATTCGTGTACACATGGCTCACATCCAATATCCTTTAGTGGGTGACCCGCAATACGGTGGTCGTTTAAAAATGCCTAAGGCTTGCTCGCCTGAGTTGCAGGAAGCATTAAGAGATTTCCGTCGTCAGGCTCTACATGCAAAAAAACTAGAGTTGGCTCATCCTACTACGGGAGAATGGATGGAATGGGAAATTGATCTACCGGATGATATGCAGCACTTGCTGGATGCTCTAAAGCGTGACATGCAAGAGTCCGGCAGTGAGGACTCGGAATATTATTAA
- a CDS encoding outer membrane protein assembly factor BamD, producing the protein MGFYHSLLRFTGIVGFSLLTVACSSQKVQEPDLPERVYYDKAQQALSENLPSTAIKHLKDLDSRYPFGKFSTRAELDLIYAQIEAGEFIAAHATAERFIKNHPDNDSIDYAYYMRALATYKGAESLLSRYLGMDPSERDSKELTKAFNELADFSARYPESQYAPDAKARMYFLREMVSRHELQVAHYYMKRKAPISALRRAQEVLQHYPSTNSVEEALAITIQAYQDLSQEKLAKLNLNILKSNFPNSEYLNDQGNFIRFKLPNDADPGFWYWVSFGLID; encoded by the coding sequence ATGGGATTTTACCACTCATTACTCCGATTCACAGGAATAGTCGGTTTTTCTTTATTGACTGTTGCTTGCTCTAGCCAAAAAGTACAAGAACCTGACCTGCCAGAACGCGTTTATTATGATAAAGCACAGCAAGCATTGTCTGAAAACCTCCCTTCTACCGCCATTAAACATCTAAAAGATTTGGATTCTCGCTACCCTTTTGGCAAATTCAGCACACGCGCTGAGTTGGACTTAATCTATGCCCAAATAGAAGCAGGGGAATTTATTGCGGCTCATGCCACGGCGGAACGATTTATAAAAAACCATCCGGATAATGATTCGATTGATTATGCCTATTACATGAGAGCCTTGGCTACGTACAAAGGAGCCGAAAGTCTGCTTTCACGCTACTTAGGTATGGACCCTAGCGAACGAGACTCAAAAGAACTCACTAAAGCCTTTAACGAACTAGCTGATTTCTCTGCTCGTTACCCAGAAAGCCAATATGCGCCTGATGCTAAAGCCAGAATGTACTTCTTAAGAGAAATGGTTTCCCGCCATGAATTGCAAGTTGCGCATTATTACATGAAGCGTAAGGCACCTATCTCCGCCTTACGTCGTGCCCAAGAAGTATTACAACATTATCCAAGCACTAACTCTGTAGAAGAAGCCCTAGCCATTACCATCCAAGCCTATCAAGACCTTTCGCAAGAAAAGTTAGCAAAACTAAACCTTAATATCTTAAAATCCAACTTTCCTAACTCTGAATACTTAAACGATCAAGGAAACTTCATTCGTTTTAAACTACCTAATGATGCAGATCCTGGCTTTTGGTACTGGGTTTCATTTGGTTTAATTGATTAA
- a CDS encoding cupin domain-containing protein, which yields MLNMDFAQTVFIDTNQEEWIGSPMTGVFRKPLAREEAERGHATSIVQYQPKSVFRPHPHPLGEEILVLNGVFSDESGDFKAGSYFRNPPGTSHAPHSDEGCLLLVKLHQFHPSDLNQVTLDTSSIWYQQESSILPLYQYGEERVYLVRMTGENTLTTFALSQAVEIFVISGLANYGEYKLPAGAWFREPSFSPEEWRVDDECFIWLKTGHF from the coding sequence ATGCTCAATATGGATTTTGCTCAAACTGTCTTTATAGATACGAATCAAGAGGAATGGATTGGTAGTCCTATGACAGGCGTGTTTAGAAAGCCTCTGGCGCGAGAAGAGGCAGAAAGAGGACATGCGACCAGCATAGTGCAATATCAACCCAAGTCGGTTTTCCGCCCTCATCCTCACCCTTTAGGAGAAGAAATTCTTGTTCTTAATGGTGTATTTTCTGATGAGTCAGGGGATTTTAAAGCGGGCAGCTATTTTCGTAACCCTCCTGGCACCAGTCATGCTCCTCATAGTGATGAGGGGTGTTTACTGCTTGTAAAATTGCACCAGTTTCATCCTTCAGATTTAAATCAGGTGACCTTGGATACCTCTAGCATTTGGTATCAACAGGAGTCCTCCATTTTACCTTTGTATCAATATGGTGAGGAAAGGGTGTATTTGGTGCGTATGACAGGTGAAAATACCTTAACCACCTTTGCTTTGTCTCAGGCGGTCGAGATCTTTGTCATATCTGGATTAGCGAACTATGGCGAGTACAAATTGCCTGCAGGCGCTTGGTTTCGAGAGCCTAGCTTTTCACCTGAAGAATGGCGAGTTGATGACGAGTGTTTTATCTGGCTTAAAACGGGCCATTTTTAA
- the pgeF gene encoding peptidoglycan editing factor PgeF, with the protein MSGASYISPNWPAPPSVKGFVSTRLGGVSQSPFNTLNLGAHVGDEPQAVVTNRGRFAQQINMPESVVWLNQVHGTQVIALPTNEQIDAADAAYSNSIGQVCAVLTADCLPVFFCDSKGHQVAVAHAGWRGLCAGILESTLAKFDDPEQVMAWLGPAIGPSAFEVGQEVYEAFCLKETSAHVAFKPSAEGKWLADLYTLARQRLKAVGVEHVYGGDYCTYTDEERFFSYRRDGQTGRMASVVWIEA; encoded by the coding sequence ATGTCAGGGGCTTCTTATATTTCGCCAAATTGGCCTGCGCCACCTTCTGTTAAAGGGTTTGTTTCCACTCGATTGGGAGGCGTGAGTCAGTCACCATTCAATACTTTAAATTTAGGGGCTCATGTTGGTGATGAACCACAAGCTGTGGTGACCAATCGAGGGCGGTTTGCTCAGCAAATAAATATGCCTGAGAGTGTTGTTTGGCTGAACCAAGTGCACGGCACTCAGGTAATTGCCTTACCGACAAATGAACAGATTGATGCCGCAGATGCGGCCTACTCTAACTCTATTGGGCAAGTGTGTGCTGTGTTAACGGCGGACTGTCTGCCTGTCTTTTTTTGTGATTCAAAAGGTCATCAGGTGGCCGTGGCACACGCCGGTTGGCGTGGTTTATGTGCTGGTATTTTGGAATCCACACTGGCTAAGTTTGATGATCCAGAGCAGGTAATGGCTTGGTTAGGGCCAGCTATTGGCCCAAGTGCTTTTGAAGTGGGACAAGAAGTATATGAGGCCTTTTGTTTGAAAGAAACCAGTGCTCATGTGGCGTTTAAGCCATCCGCAGAAGGAAAGTGGTTAGCGGATTTGTATACCTTGGCTCGACAGCGCCTGAAAGCGGTTGGGGTTGAGCATGTATACGGTGGCGATTATTGTACTTATACCGATGAAGAGCGATTTTTTTCTTATCGACGTGATGGTCAGACAGGACGAATGGCTTCTGTTGTGTGGATTGAGGCATAA
- a CDS encoding cold-shock protein, protein MSDVVTGTVKFFNETKGFGFITQDQGPDVFVHFSAINSSGFKTLAEGQKVEFQVAQGKKGPEAQNVTPL, encoded by the coding sequence ATGTCTGACGTAGTAACTGGTACAGTAAAATTCTTCAACGAAACTAAAGGTTTCGGTTTCATCACTCAGGATCAAGGTCCTGATGTATTTGTTCATTTCTCTGCTATCAACAGTTCTGGTTTCAAAACTTTGGCTGAAGGCCAAAAAGTTGAATTCCAAGTAGCTCAAGGTAAAAAAGGCCCTGAAGCTCAAAACGTAACACCTTTATAG
- a CDS encoding tRNA-uridine aminocarboxypropyltransferase: protein MKLWLITHSEELKKSSGTGKLVKEALQQDCEIIEWSRVDPHPAILALNKQDTLLIYPIDQTQKQSSHSLYTPIKHLIILDGTWQQARKIYNRSPYLHDFTHHEIQNSQSTYSKRRNQKQTGLCTAEVAIHLLTEYQHPATSKLQQAYTNFNQ from the coding sequence ATGAAACTGTGGCTCATAACTCATTCAGAAGAACTGAAGAAAAGCTCTGGAACAGGGAAATTAGTAAAGGAAGCACTGCAACAAGATTGTGAAATCATAGAATGGTCAAGAGTCGATCCACACCCAGCTATCTTAGCACTTAATAAGCAAGACACCTTATTAATCTACCCCATTGATCAAACTCAAAAACAAAGCAGCCATTCACTTTATACCCCAATCAAACATCTCATTATCCTTGATGGAACATGGCAACAAGCTCGAAAGATATACAATCGCTCTCCCTATCTCCATGATTTCACCCACCATGAAATACAGAACAGCCAATCAACGTACAGCAAACGTCGCAACCAAAAACAGACAGGATTATGTACGGCTGAAGTCGCCATTCATCTACTAACAGAATACCAACACCCAGCCACCTCAAAACTACAACAAGCTTATACTAACTTTAACCAGTAA
- a CDS encoding glutathione S-transferase: MPILYSFRRCPYAIRARYTLALLDCVVSLREVDLKSKPMALTSLGGRATVPQMLDEQGKRYPESLDIMFWALKQTDKKELIESLWPSSSVKQAKVSTWISYNDNRFKHWLDRYKYADRYPDGTEFDYRQRAEVFIKRLNKRLNQRKYLLGDDMSLADIAIFPFIRQFSNVNKDWFENSEYDSLKLWLDCFVSDEFFTEVIMKKLASWQNGQLDILFPFCQEGKFD, translated from the coding sequence ATGCCTATATTGTATTCCTTTAGACGTTGTCCCTATGCCATTAGGGCACGATATACGCTGGCCTTGCTTGACTGCGTAGTGTCTCTTCGTGAAGTCGACTTGAAATCGAAGCCCATGGCTTTAACGTCGTTAGGAGGAAGAGCGACTGTGCCTCAGATGTTGGACGAGCAAGGTAAGCGTTATCCTGAAAGTTTGGATATTATGTTTTGGGCTTTGAAACAGACCGATAAAAAAGAGCTTATTGAGTCACTTTGGCCAAGCTCAAGTGTAAAGCAGGCAAAAGTGAGTACTTGGATTTCCTATAACGATAATCGCTTTAAGCATTGGTTAGATCGTTATAAATATGCTGACCGTTACCCAGATGGAACAGAGTTTGATTATCGACAAAGGGCAGAAGTGTTTATTAAACGTTTGAACAAGCGGCTAAATCAACGTAAATATTTATTAGGGGATGATATGAGTCTTGCTGACATTGCCATTTTCCCTTTTATTAGGCAGTTTTCTAATGTCAATAAAGATTGGTTTGAAAATTCTGAATACGATAGTTTGAAATTATGGCTTGATTGCTTTGTGAGTGATGAATTTTTTACTGAGGTAATTATGAAAAAGCTAGCTTCTTGGCAAAATGGTCAGCTTGATATCCTGTTCCCATTTTGCCAAGAAGGCAAATTTGATTAA
- a CDS encoding ammonium transporter, with protein sequence MTPSNSAVETLISSSNTLFILLGAIMVFAMHAGFAFLEVGTVRHKNQVNALVKIMTDFAISALVYFFVGYQIAYGVSFFDSASVLSQNNGYALVKFFFLMTFAAAIPAIISGGVAERAKFYPMLISAALIVGIAYPFFEGLVWNGNYGFQAWLEQSFGAPFHDFAGSVVVHAFGGWVALAAIILLGTRNGRFKQGKLVAFAPSNIPFLALGAWILCIGWFGFNVMSAQTLDGISGLVAVNSLMAMVGGTLAAMIFGKNDPGFIHNGPLAGLVAICAGSDIMHPIGALATGVVAGAIFTFLFTFIQQKLKHTDDVLGVWPLHGVCGLWGGIAAGIFGLEQFGGLGGVSFYTQIIGSVIGAIVALISGLIVYGAIKSISGLRLSEEDEFNGADLAIHKIGSIGKE encoded by the coding sequence GTGACACCCTCAAACAGTGCAGTTGAAACTCTGATATCAAGTTCGAATACACTTTTCATATTACTCGGCGCCATTATGGTGTTTGCTATGCACGCAGGCTTCGCTTTTTTAGAAGTGGGAACTGTGCGTCATAAAAACCAAGTAAACGCTCTAGTGAAAATCATGACCGACTTTGCCATATCCGCATTGGTCTATTTTTTCGTTGGTTATCAAATTGCTTACGGGGTGAGTTTTTTTGATAGTGCCAGCGTCTTATCTCAGAACAATGGCTACGCGCTAGTGAAATTCTTCTTTTTAATGACTTTCGCTGCTGCTATTCCCGCCATTATCTCAGGAGGAGTCGCTGAGCGTGCTAAGTTTTATCCTATGTTAATCTCTGCTGCTCTTATTGTTGGTATTGCTTATCCATTTTTTGAAGGGTTAGTCTGGAATGGTAACTACGGTTTTCAAGCTTGGCTTGAGCAGTCTTTTGGTGCCCCTTTCCATGACTTTGCAGGATCTGTGGTAGTTCATGCTTTTGGTGGCTGGGTGGCCCTAGCTGCAATTATATTATTAGGTACACGTAATGGTCGTTTCAAACAAGGGAAATTGGTCGCCTTTGCGCCATCTAATATCCCTTTCCTTGCTTTAGGAGCCTGGATTCTGTGTATAGGCTGGTTTGGTTTTAATGTTATGTCAGCACAAACGCTAGATGGTATTAGCGGCTTAGTGGCGGTGAACTCACTAATGGCAATGGTCGGTGGGACATTGGCTGCAATGATTTTTGGCAAAAATGACCCAGGCTTTATACACAATGGTCCTTTAGCAGGTCTTGTGGCCATTTGTGCTGGTTCCGACATCATGCACCCTATCGGAGCACTGGCGACTGGAGTCGTCGCTGGTGCAATCTTCACTTTCCTATTCACCTTCATCCAACAAAAACTAAAACATACTGACGATGTCTTAGGAGTTTGGCCTTTGCACGGTGTATGTGGACTTTGGGGCGGCATCGCCGCTGGCATTTTCGGCCTTGAGCAATTCGGTGGTTTAGGTGGCGTAAGCTTTTATACACAAATCATAGGCAGTGTGATTGGTGCCATAGTTGCCTTGATCAGTGGCCTAATCGTATATGGCGCAATTAAATCCATCAGTGGTTTACGTCTTTCAGAGGAAGATGAATTTAACGGAGCTGACCTTGCCATTCATAAAATAGGTTCTATTGGCAAAGAGTAA